The Penaeus monodon isolate SGIC_2016 chromosome 33, NSTDA_Pmon_1, whole genome shotgun sequence genome includes a window with the following:
- the LOC119593961 gene encoding zinc finger protein 570-like — MVQLSLLGVSGFTSVAIMDDLDRDTEDRDNKIEFISVIEENADDITEEEYQGIKKEISPDVVKENAIFIKTEEVNTSEYLVVEETEEDVDANKTDLKILMHDFEDPLKVVPSVVEDCMDSSNGDQAAQKETDREVLHKQVDWKEKRFVCDICSHRFTCNSHLSVHNRVHTKEKPYNCEVCTKSFSRKGDLTVHMIVHTNEKPYSCELCSKDFLKKVHLIEHMRIHTKERPYSCEVCSKSFSQKGALVIHMRVHTKERPFSCELCSKAFSRKNTLVVHMRIHTNEKPYKCEVCSRPFSDRGTLMKHMRVHTKEKPYKCELCRKSFSHKSSLRKHIRVHDKAREVS; from the exons ATGGTACAG cTATCGTTGTTAGGTGTGAGTGGTTTTACTTCAGTTGCCATCATGGATGACCTAGATCGGGATACAGAAGATCGTGACAACAAAATCGAATTCATTTCTGTTATAGAAGAAAATGCTGATGATATTACTGAGGAGGAGTATcagggaataaaaaaggaaatttctccGGATGTGGTGAAAGAAAATGCTATCTTTATAAAAACTGAAGAAGTAAATACGAGTGAGTATCTAGTAGTCGAAGAAACTGAAGAGGATGTGGATGCAAATAAAACTGACTTAAAGATTTTGATGCATGATTTTGAGGATCCATTAAAAGTAGTTCCATCAGTGGTTGAGGATTGTATGGACTCGTCAAATGGTGATCAGGCCGCACAGAAGGAAACTGATCGCGAGGTATTACATAAACAAGTGGACTGGAAAGAGAAACGTTTTGTTTGCGACATATGTAGCCACAGATTTACGTGTAACAGTCATTTGTCTGTACATAATAGAGTTCATACAAAAGAGAAACCTTATAATTGTGAAGTTTGCACCAAGTCATTCTCTAGGAAAGGTGATTTAACTGTGCATATGATAGTGCATACAAACGAGAAGCCTTATAGTTGTGAGTTATGTAGCAAAGATTTTTTGAAGAAAGTTCATTTAATAGAGCATATGAgaatacacacaaaagagaggCCTTATAGCTGTGAGGTATGCAGTAAGTCATTCTCACAGAAGGGAGCTTTAGTGATACACATGAGAGTTCATACAAAAGAGAGGCCTTTTAGTTGTGAACTATGTAGTAAGGCATTCTCTCGGAAAAATACTCTCGTGGTACACATGAGAATACATACAAACGAAAAACCCTACAAGTGTGAGGTTTGTAGCAGGCCTTTCTCTGACAGAGGTACTCTAATGAAACATATGAGAgttcatacaaaagaaaaaccttACAAATGTGAACTTTGCCGTAAATCATTCTCTCACAAAAGTAGTTTAAGAAAACACATAAGAGTTCATGATAAAGCTAGGGAGGTGAGCTGA
- the LOC119593960 gene encoding LOW QUALITY PROTEIN: nucleoporin SEH1-like (The sequence of the model RefSeq protein was modified relative to this genomic sequence to represent the inferred CDS: inserted 1 base in 1 codon) → MFVAKSLTAEHKDLIHDVSFDFYGRRMATCSSDQSVKIWDLGENGEWVCTSSWKTHCGPVWKVTWAHPEFGQIIATCSFDRAAAVWEETVNDSGHAIRSAWTRRTNLVDSRTSVMDVKFAPKQQGLQLATCSADGVVRIYEAPDVMNLNQWSLQYEINCKVSCSCISWNPSPSRLHAPLIAVGSDDPNPSSGGKVFIYEFSTNTRKWTRVETLVTVTEPVHDIAFXPNLGRSYHLLGIATKDVKIIALKPNRQDALQNQSSLSTFEVRQAGQFDDHGSTVWRVCWNMTGTILASSGDDGCVRLWKANYLDIWKCISTLRGEGVVSVPEVASVGNSSQQIGGTTTGQNTARYFKLTPTAHSSHVPWH, encoded by the exons ATGTTTGTTGCCAAAAGCCTCACCGCCGAACACAAGGATCTAATTCACGATGTTTCCTTTGACTTCTACGGCCGGAGGATGGCCACGTGCTCGAGTGATCAGAGTGTCAAG ATCTGGGATCTGGGAGAAAATGGAGAGTGGGTTTGCACTAGTTCCTGGAAGACACATTGTGGTCCTGTCTGGAAAGTGACATGGGCACACCCTGAGTTTGGCCAGATCATAGCCACTTGTTCCTTTGACCGTGCAGCTGCAGTCTGGGAAGAGACAG TGAACGATTCTGGCCATGCAATTCGCAGTGCATGGACCAGGCGAACAAACCTAGTGGATTCTCGGACATCTGTAATGGATGTGAAGTTTGCTCCAAAACAACAAGGTCTCCAGTTAGCCACATGTTCTGCTGATGGTGTG GTTAGGATCTATGAAGCCCCTGATGTTATGAACCTGAATCAGTGGTCCCTTCAGTATGAGATTAACTGTAAGGTCTCTTGTTCTTGCATCTCTTGGAACCCTTCACCTTCCAG ACTTCACGCTCCCCTCATTGCTGTGGGTAGCGATGACCCTAACCCTTCCTCCGGGGGTAAGGTCTTCATCTACGAGTTCTCCACCAACACACGCAAGTGGACGAGAGTAGAGACTCTGGTCACAGTGACAGAGCCTGTGCATGACATAGCCT GCCCCAACCTTGGGCGGTCATATCATCTGCTGGGGATTGCCACCAAGGATGTCAAAATCATTGCCCTCAAGCCCAACAG ACAAGATGCTTTGCAGAACCAGAGCAGTTTGTCCACCTTTGAGGTTCGTCAAGCAGGACAGTTCGATGACCATGGCAGCACAGTGTGGCGTGTTTGTTGGAATATGACAGGCACTATTTTGGCCTCATCTGGGGATGATGGATGTGTTCGTCTTTGGAAag CGAACTACCTGGACATCTGGAAATGCATCTCGACTCTCCGTGGAGAAGGAGTCGTCAGTGTCCCAGAGGTGGCCTCTGTGGGCAACTCTTCACAGCAGATAGGAGGCACAACCACAGGCCAGAACACAGCACGCTACTTCAAGCTAACCCCTACTGCACACTCATCTCATGTTCCTTGGCATTag